Proteins found in one Mycoplasmopsis citelli genomic segment:
- a CDS encoding deoxynucleoside kinase: MVIGISGMISSGKSTLSKKLNKYYKKSLLLNEYEEQDEVFNTYLKWFYEQKPNIDVSFQVYVVENHTASVRKIVDKFNQKNLDKNEDIIFLDRFSAEHYVFASVNLKSLPKKSFNAYKALFNELVSNEELPEFTIFLDISFENFQKRLFKRGREVEISNYEANKEYFYELYQAYKKTFLDIVKKYKINYVVIDTNNKTEKEVFEEAIKAIDQYKKERVTNE; encoded by the coding sequence ATGGTTATTGGAATTTCAGGAATGATTAGTAGTGGTAAAAGCACTCTTTCAAAAAAACTTAATAAATATTATAAAAAATCACTGCTTTTAAATGAGTATGAAGAGCAAGATGAAGTTTTTAATACTTATTTAAAATGGTTTTATGAACAAAAACCAAACATTGATGTGAGTTTTCAAGTCTATGTTGTCGAAAATCACACTGCAAGTGTTCGCAAAATTGTTGATAAGTTTAATCAAAAAAACTTAGATAAAAATGAAGATATTATTTTTTTAGATCGTTTTAGTGCTGAACATTATGTATTTGCATCAGTGAATTTAAAGAGTTTGCCGAAAAAATCTTTTAATGCTTATAAAGCACTTTTTAATGAACTAGTAAGCAATGAAGAGCTTCCTGAATTTACTATTTTCTTAGATATTAGCTTTGAAAATTTTCAAAAACGTCTTTTTAAACGAGGACGAGAAGTTGAAATAAGCAATTATGAAGCTAACAAAGAATATTTTTATGAACTATACCAAGCTTATAAGAAAACTTTCTTAGATATTGTTAAAAAGTACAAAATTAACTATGTTGTAATTGATACTAACAACAAAACCGAAAAAGAAGTTTTTGAAGAAGCTATCAAAGCAATTGATCAATACAAAAAAGAAAGAGTAACTAATGAATAA
- a CDS encoding M42 family metallopeptidase has protein sequence MDKKYTHLFERLNVYMNIEAMSRYEEPVVDELKKGIASDTFEVYRDGFGSVIFHKKSKNPKNPNAPKVMLAAHMDEVGYIVRSVEKNGNLLVSTIGGVWPNVVIGTKATLVVNASGKKFTGVFGHTSIHILEAEKVKQAITEKELFVDFGFMSDQEAFDHGVEVGDRIYISGETVILENNLVGGKAMDNRAGVTAIELIANQVANLDLDVDLYIVGTVQEEVGTRGAKTSVSLINPDVAFAVDTGASHDTTGAIKGTPVLGKGVNLLVKDGGTLGDPKILDLLMHLAKTHNIPAYKYIAMGGGTDASVLQYARGGAKTVSISIPQRYLHSPIGVASLVDIQATVDLMVEFIKAYSQEKHEELSYK, from the coding sequence ATGGATAAAAAATACACACATTTATTTGAGAGATTAAATGTTTACATGAATATTGAAGCAATGTCTCGCTACGAAGAACCAGTAGTTGATGAGCTTAAGAAAGGTATTGCTAGCGATACTTTTGAAGTATATCGAGATGGATTTGGTTCAGTTATTTTTCATAAAAAGTCAAAAAATCCAAAAAATCCAAATGCACCTAAAGTAATGTTAGCAGCACACATGGATGAGGTTGGTTATATTGTTCGTAGTGTTGAAAAAAATGGAAATTTATTAGTTTCAACTATTGGAGGAGTTTGACCAAATGTAGTTATTGGAACTAAAGCTACTTTAGTAGTTAATGCTAGTGGTAAAAAATTCACTGGAGTTTTTGGTCACACTTCAATTCACATTTTGGAAGCTGAAAAAGTTAAACAAGCAATTACTGAAAAAGAATTATTTGTTGATTTTGGATTTATGTCTGATCAAGAAGCTTTTGATCATGGAGTTGAAGTTGGAGATCGAATTTACATTTCTGGAGAAACAGTTATACTTGAAAATAATTTAGTTGGTGGAAAAGCAATGGATAATCGTGCGGGAGTTACTGCAATTGAACTTATTGCCAATCAAGTAGCAAATTTAGATTTAGATGTAGATTTATATATCGTTGGAACTGTGCAAGAAGAAGTTGGTACTCGAGGAGCAAAAACTTCAGTTAGTTTAATTAATCCTGATGTTGCTTTTGCTGTTGATACTGGAGCTTCACATGATACCACTGGTGCAATTAAAGGCACTCCGGTATTAGGTAAAGGAGTTAATTTACTTGTTAAAGACGGCGGAACTCTTGGAGACCCTAAAATTTTAGATTTACTAATGCATTTAGCTAAAACCCATAATATTCCGGCATATAAATATATTGCAATGGGTGGCGGAACTGATGCTAGCGTACTTCAATATGCTCGTGGAGGAGCAAAAACTGTCTCAATTTCAATTCCGCAAAGATATTTACATAGCCCAATTGGGGTTGCCTCACTAGTGGATATTCAAGCTACTGTTGATTTAATGGTTGAATTTATTAAAGCTTATTCGCAAGAAAAACACGAAGAATTATCTTATAAATAA
- a CDS encoding class I SAM-dependent methyltransferase codes for MKDTLKYTQSYETEKSLQHYSEAIFNVGMLKAEQTLLKKYFGNNLDIKIADLGCGPGRFSLNALLLGYLNIDGYDISKASIKLAKYIQTKEMFQKPNTQLNFYQADLTKNNSLKENHYHVAFFTFNSLMCIPGHQNKIKALKNAWNSLLKGGILIFTADEVDNDIKKQQHIQQAAERLVKSNITNWRAEDVIYQIENKEGVLCFYNKEDILKLLQESSLPKPIFIAKRDEIAQETLQGQKFSDNAYYYVLRK; via the coding sequence ATGAAAGATACTCTTAAATATACTCAAAGTTACGAAACGGAAAAATCGCTTCAACATTATTCTGAAGCGATTTTTAATGTTGGGATGCTTAAAGCTGAACAGACCTTGCTCAAAAAATATTTTGGAAATAACTTAGATATTAAAATTGCTGACTTAGGATGTGGACCAGGAAGATTTTCTCTAAATGCATTATTATTGGGATATTTAAATATTGATGGTTATGACATTAGTAAAGCTTCAATTAAATTAGCTAAATATATTCAAACTAAAGAAATGTTTCAAAAACCTAATACCCAATTAAATTTTTATCAAGCTGATTTAACAAAAAATAATTCATTAAAAGAAAATCATTATCATGTTGCGTTTTTTACTTTCAATTCTTTAATGTGTATTCCAGGACATCAAAATAAAATTAAGGCTTTAAAAAACGCTTGAAATTCGCTTTTAAAAGGTGGAATTTTAATTTTTACTGCTGATGAAGTTGATAATGATATTAAAAAGCAACAACACATTCAGCAAGCAGCTGAACGTTTAGTTAAAAGTAATATCACTAACTGAAGAGCTGAAGATGTAATTTATCAAATTGAAAATAAAGAAGGAGTTTTGTGCTTTTATAATAAAGAAGATATTTTGAAACTTCTACAAGAAAGTAGTTTACCCAAACCTATTTTCATTGCCAAAAGGGATGAGATTGCCCAAGAAACCTTGCAAGGACAAAAATTTTCAGATAATGCATATTATTATGTTTTAAGAAAATAG
- the ruvX gene encoding Holliday junction resolvase RuvX: protein MRKLGMDLGTKSCGFAITDESEIIATSLENFLMEEGDFQAVINKIREYTKEYKIDGFILGYPIKISGEKSQRTFMVENFKQLLKKNFNIPIMLINEQYSTKKAQEIMISAGLNAKKRKGFKDKLAAQIILQDYLQYYKDKWGKND, encoded by the coding sequence ATGAGAAAATTAGGGATGGATTTAGGGACTAAAAGTTGTGGATTTGCAATCACTGATGAAAGTGAAATTATTGCAACCTCACTAGAAAATTTTCTTATGGAAGAAGGCGATTTTCAAGCTGTTATTAACAAAATTAGAGAATATACAAAAGAATATAAAATTGATGGTTTTATTTTAGGATATCCGATAAAAATTAGTGGAGAAAAAAGTCAGCGAACTTTTATGGTTGAAAATTTTAAGCAACTACTTAAAAAAAACTTTAATATCCCAATTATGCTGATAAACGAACAATATAGCACCAAAAAAGCTCAAGAAATTATGATTAGTGCCGGATTAAATGCTAAAAAAAGAAAAGGATTTAAAGATAAATTAGCAGCTCAAATTATCTTGCAAGATTATTTACAATATTACAAAGATAAATGAGGTAAAAATGACTAA
- the obgE gene encoding GTPase ObgE, producing MARFIDEITINVQAGKGGNGMVSFRREAHVDKGGPDGGDGGKGGDIYFVGDLGKNTLLSFYKNKHIVAEDGVKGGPKNLYGANAPHKYIKVPVGTLVYNKNKLVADVIEPDKPYLIAKGGKGGRGNTKFKTSKNTAPRISENGMPGEKFEAKIVLKILSDAGIVGKPSAGKSTLLSALSNAKAKVAEYEFTTLVPQLGMVEFHENSFTVADLPGLIKGASLGKGLGIQFLKHIERCRVIAHVIDFGSEDKDPITDYQIINNELKSYQYKLEQKPQIVIANKSDMPLFKKHLTQFKEKFPEVPVVAISAILRENLDEVKQKLWELIQQESLKPVEQEVEEVKVITFEPDYLINSPYRGHFDITGKKVQEFYHKIPINSYDNLIRFNNMMKKIGVWDELLRRGIKRGDTVSIYGHQMEWEDEE from the coding sequence ATGGCACGCTTTATTGATGAAATTACAATTAACGTCCAAGCTGGCAAGGGAGGAAATGGGATGGTGTCTTTTCGTAGAGAAGCTCACGTAGATAAAGGTGGTCCAGATGGAGGAGACGGCGGAAAAGGCGGTGATATTTACTTTGTTGGAGACTTAGGAAAAAACACATTATTAAGTTTTTACAAGAATAAACATATTGTCGCTGAAGACGGAGTTAAAGGTGGGCCTAAAAATCTGTATGGTGCTAATGCTCCTCACAAATATATTAAAGTCCCTGTAGGAACTCTCGTTTATAACAAAAATAAATTAGTAGCTGATGTTATTGAACCTGATAAACCTTATCTAATAGCCAAAGGTGGAAAAGGAGGGAGAGGAAATACTAAATTTAAAACCTCTAAAAATACCGCTCCAAGAATTTCTGAAAATGGAATGCCTGGAGAAAAATTTGAAGCTAAAATTGTGCTTAAAATTCTTTCTGATGCAGGAATTGTCGGGAAACCTAGTGCAGGAAAAAGTACATTACTATCAGCACTTTCTAATGCTAAAGCTAAAGTAGCTGAATATGAATTTACCACCCTTGTTCCACAACTTGGAATGGTTGAATTTCACGAAAATTCCTTTACAGTAGCTGATTTACCTGGTTTAATAAAAGGAGCATCTCTAGGTAAAGGATTAGGAATTCAATTTTTAAAACACATTGAACGTTGTCGAGTAATTGCTCATGTTATTGATTTTGGAAGCGAAGATAAAGATCCAATTACTGATTATCAAATAATTAATAACGAATTAAAATCTTATCAATATAAGCTAGAACAAAAACCACAAATAGTGATTGCAAATAAAAGTGATATGCCTTTATTCAAAAAGCATTTAACCCAATTTAAGGAAAAATTCCCTGAAGTTCCTGTTGTAGCAATTTCAGCAATTTTGAGAGAAAATTTAGACGAGGTTAAGCAAAAATTGTGAGAATTAATTCAACAAGAATCATTAAAGCCAGTTGAACAGGAAGTTGAAGAAGTAAAAGTTATTACTTTTGAGCCAGATTATCTTATTAACTCTCCATATCGAGGACACTTTGATATTACTGGTAAAAAAGTCCAAGAATTCTATCACAAAATTCCAATTAATTCATATGATAACTTAATTCGTTTTAATAATATGATGAAAAAAATTGGTGTATGAGATGAGTTATTACGTCGTGGAATTAAAAGAGGTGATACAGTTTCAATTTATGGACACCAAATGGAATGAGAAGATGAAGAATAA
- the ruvB gene encoding Holliday junction branch migration DNA helicase RuvB produces MKSILRPHNFKSFIGQRKLIKTIKAMIDSSQKQNKILDHILLHGLPGLGKTTLATIIANETNKNIHYIQGANIEKKADIISVLSLVKEGDIVFIDEIHSINKLVVEFLYNAMEDFVFDLIIGVDANAKAIRMKIKPFTLIGATTKLNEISQPLKDRFGFIGRFVNYDLHDLIQIIQNSAKELEIQVPEAQIKTIASYSRSTPRIANHLLSRIKDFAISLNNGVIDHKIIKKTFSYLELYPLGLSKDHIEYLQVLREGFDEKAVSLDVITGLISTSKENILNDIEPILLYFKLIEKNSRGRKITSKGVDYLIKEKLSLS; encoded by the coding sequence ATGAAATCAATCTTGCGTCCGCATAATTTTAAATCATTTATTGGACAGCGTAAACTAATTAAAACAATTAAGGCGATGATTGATAGTTCACAAAAACAAAACAAAATCTTAGATCATATTTTACTACACGGTTTGCCAGGCTTAGGTAAAACCACTTTAGCCACAATTATCGCAAATGAAACTAATAAAAATATTCATTACATTCAAGGAGCTAATATCGAAAAGAAAGCTGATATTATTTCAGTTTTATCACTAGTTAAAGAAGGAGATATTGTCTTTATTGATGAAATTCATAGCATTAATAAATTAGTTGTGGAGTTTCTTTATAATGCTATGGAAGATTTTGTTTTTGATTTAATTATTGGGGTAGATGCAAATGCTAAAGCAATTCGAATGAAAATTAAACCATTTACATTAATTGGGGCAACAACCAAATTAAACGAAATATCTCAACCATTAAAAGATCGCTTTGGTTTTATCGGACGATTTGTTAATTATGATTTGCATGATTTAATACAAATCATCCAAAATTCAGCTAAAGAGCTAGAAATTCAAGTTCCCGAAGCTCAAATAAAAACTATCGCTTCATATTCTCGTTCAACTCCTCGAATTGCTAATCATTTACTTAGTCGAATTAAAGATTTTGCTATTTCCCTAAATAATGGAGTTATTGATCATAAAATTATCAAAAAGACTTTTAGTTATTTGGAATTATACCCACTTGGTCTTTCTAAAGATCACATTGAGTATTTACAAGTTTTACGAGAGGGCTTTGATGAAAAAGCTGTCTCGCTAGATGTAATAACAGGACTAATATCCACATCTAAAGAGAATATTCTCAATGATATTGAGCCAATTTTGCTATATTTCAAACTCATTGAAAAAAATTCTAGAGGTCGAAAAATTACTTCTAAAGGAGTTGATTATTTAATTAAAGAGAAACTCTCGCTTAGTTAA
- a CDS encoding dUTP diphosphatase yields the protein MNLSKIFEMQKDLDQKIKEKSFISNPDLSEDQIVINGTIALVVEASEFANEIQSFKYWKKNKNVITDKVLEEFADLVHFLVSFSNRYGVHYEIEPVICSSNLNIQFQNLFIALAEIMKKPSKETVYYAFQVAIGTFEMLGFNYEQLSYWYAAKNHTNYQRIRNNY from the coding sequence ATGAATTTATCAAAAATATTTGAAATGCAAAAGGATTTGGATCAAAAAATTAAAGAAAAATCCTTCATTTCAAATCCAGATTTATCTGAAGATCAAATTGTTATTAACGGAACAATTGCATTAGTAGTTGAAGCTTCTGAATTTGCTAATGAAATTCAAAGTTTTAAATATTGAAAGAAAAATAAAAATGTTATAACTGACAAAGTTTTGGAAGAATTTGCTGATTTAGTTCACTTTTTAGTGTCTTTTTCGAATCGTTATGGTGTGCATTATGAAATTGAACCAGTTATTTGTTCTTCAAATTTAAACATTCAGTTCCAAAATCTCTTTATTGCTTTAGCTGAAATAATGAAAAAACCTAGCAAGGAAACTGTTTATTATGCCTTTCAAGTTGCCATTGGAACTTTTGAAATGTTAGGATTTAATTATGAACAATTAAGTTATTGATATGCAGCTAAAAATCATACTAACTATCAAAGAATAAGAAATAATTATTAA
- a CDS encoding BC85_0335 family putative methyltransferase produces the protein MTKTQIGLFISMGVVALIALILVLFLRWKIKKIKQQYLNQDREQTYLMLQRLRNDLGELPFNLKDHLKNDYKPYDIEAVINTIFTNDFNSILIIDNKDVFLQAVVSAKTKRKMYFLKEYNFYPQYLELLEKYPDELQESNLFEYNGQSLNFVAVFNNNYSLEEVFEKYFKVLENQSMMMILTTNYRKKELVNFVKLIKKTNLLYEISYVESKFLYIVKQ, from the coding sequence ATGACTAAAACTCAAATAGGACTTTTTATTTCAATGGGAGTAGTTGCCTTAATTGCCCTTATTTTAGTTCTTTTTTTAAGATGAAAGATTAAAAAAATCAAACAGCAATATCTTAATCAAGATCGAGAGCAAACTTATTTAATGCTTCAAAGATTAAGAAACGATTTAGGGGAACTACCTTTTAATTTGAAGGACCATTTAAAAAACGATTATAAACCTTATGATATTGAAGCAGTCATTAATACGATTTTTACTAATGATTTTAATTCAATATTAATTATTGATAATAAGGATGTCTTTTTACAAGCTGTTGTTTCAGCTAAAACAAAAAGAAAAATGTATTTTTTAAAAGAATATAATTTTTATCCACAATATTTAGAACTTTTAGAAAAATATCCTGATGAATTACAAGAAAGCAATTTGTTTGAATATAATGGACAAAGCTTAAATTTTGTAGCAGTTTTTAATAATAATTATTCTCTTGAAGAGGTTTTTGAAAAATATTTTAAAGTATTAGAAAATCAATCAATGATGATGATTTTAACAACTAATTATCGCAAAAAAGAATTAGTAAACTTTGTGAAATTAATTAAGAAAACTAATTTACTATATGAAATCTCATATGTTGAAAGTAAATTTTTATATATTGTTAAGCAATAA
- the greA gene encoding transcription elongation factor GreA, with the protein MVSKSEKIYLAKETLEKYKKEYEYLVNVERPAVQNALKEARAQGDLSENAEYDAARDRQGIVEGRINELETIIDRAEIIENANSASIGIGATVTLKFIETGEIKNITIMGTHDANPFEDKISNKSPLAVAIMGKKAGDAVEVDAQQKFNVEIISVTQQN; encoded by the coding sequence ATGGTATCAAAAAGTGAAAAAATTTATTTAGCTAAAGAAACTTTAGAAAAGTACAAAAAAGAATACGAATATCTAGTTAATGTAGAGCGTCCTGCAGTGCAAAATGCACTTAAAGAAGCTCGTGCACAGGGTGACCTTTCAGAAAATGCTGAGTATGATGCAGCTAGAGATCGTCAAGGAATTGTTGAAGGGCGGATTAACGAACTTGAAACAATTATTGATCGTGCTGAAATTATTGAAAATGCTAACAGTGCTTCAATTGGAATTGGAGCAACTGTAACATTAAAGTTCATTGAAACTGGAGAAATTAAAAACATCACTATTATGGGAACTCATGATGCAAATCCATTTGAGGATAAAATTTCAAATAAAAGCCCATTAGCAGTTGCAATTATGGGTAAAAAAGCTGGTGATGCTGTTGAAGTTGATGCTCAACAAAAATTTAATGTGGAAATTATCAGCGTAACACAACAAAACTAA
- the hpt gene encoding hypoxanthine phosphoribosyltransferase, whose amino-acid sequence MNKDPRILKILFDQEYINAHIKKCAQWVNDTFKDSSSLILVGLLKGSVPFLAQLIKDVNVDHQIDFLIASSYNGSHASSGSVKIIMDLSEDIENKDVLIVEDIIDSGITLEKIKSLLLARNPKSFRILTLMNKPHNRKVNLEADYYGFTVPDEFLVGFGLDYQEKLRNLPYIGIFDPKYINKKKK is encoded by the coding sequence ATGAATAAAGATCCAAGAATTCTAAAAATCTTATTTGACCAAGAGTATATTAATGCTCACATAAAAAAATGTGCTCAGTGAGTAAATGATACTTTTAAAGATAGTTCATCATTAATTTTAGTTGGTTTGTTAAAAGGATCGGTGCCATTTTTGGCTCAATTAATTAAAGATGTAAATGTTGATCACCAAATTGATTTTTTAATTGCTTCTAGTTATAATGGTTCTCACGCTTCAAGCGGAAGTGTTAAAATCATTATGGATTTAAGTGAAGATATTGAGAATAAAGATGTTTTAATTGTTGAAGATATCATTGATAGTGGAATTACTTTAGAAAAAATTAAAAGCTTACTCCTTGCTCGTAATCCGAAGAGTTTTAGAATTTTAACTTTAATGAATAAGCCACATAATCGAAAAGTCAACCTTGAAGCTGATTATTATGGTTTTACTGTTCCGGATGAATTTTTAGTAGGATTTGGACTTGATTATCAAGAAAAATTGCGAAATTTACCTTATATTGGAATTTTTGATCCTAAATATATCAATAAGAAAAAGAAATAA
- the secDF gene encoding protein translocase subunit SecDF — protein MKPIKEFFKLKNWKRILISVLTLGSAAITIGFGSKYYISQNVNKSIEYGGGLEVVVQVTSNGKNADKILTENVNKSLFDRLTGGTGLNGVSVSSEGDGKIRITKSGDLNDSQRDQFLKEITNKPVLTFTDSNLKPLFFDGTFVEDGSLDKGTPVNWIPPFATNEAKSIIQNNGRNVVELKLANQEAIKQWTSATLNISKRQNRSILMWLNILELIDLAKNKYPKDWAEARENLWNFVHVGNKPFEIITDPVTKQPNIRPNPFKKNVIDIEGRYLISVANVDGPLNSEKIVINGNFTNNQATNLANRINFGLSNYNLSVVSTHYLDSTLQNKSFLYAMIAGLLVFIAIAVFMIINYGLLGIISSFSIALYMFLVLLIFTAIKGEYSPSTLAALIIGIGISVDANVITFERLKSEVYSGDSLDKSFKTSNRLSLSSIIDANITTIIIGFILFYLGTKEVKGFGITLILSIFFTLVVMLIFTRFLATLIVGTGFFDKRLLWLGIRKAKINNPGKFTRKINNIDYLNKAKWFALGSALFILASLIVFGSIAGANQSFWTGINRSLEFSGGIDISILTQGDSFGNLTKSQAEAIQKEIIKNAQNINLIDAAKIISIHKGSLSTENYIISIKTSQVLSPEQIAQIREIAQNIRSDVSLSELQVLPSEASKIVVNALIAVAVAFVGIIAYTLIRMNWTFAIAAVIGLMHDFVIVMAFIIITRLQISTIIVAAMLSIIGLSINDTIVTFDRIKEKINNEYPNQILSKEDIKLIVNQSISDTLKRSLYTSLSTIFAVFILLTFGNATNLTFNIVMLFGISIGVYSSIFICSWIWSKLELFKQKQIQKRIESKYWDISVPDEQTFPGINDFEY, from the coding sequence ATGAAACCTATTAAAGAATTTTTCAAGTTAAAAAATTGAAAAAGAATTTTAATTAGCGTTTTAACCCTTGGATCTGCTGCAATAACTATTGGTTTTGGAAGCAAATATTATATTTCTCAAAATGTTAATAAATCAATTGAATATGGGGGCGGTCTTGAAGTTGTTGTTCAAGTAACATCAAATGGAAAAAACGCTGATAAAATTTTAACTGAAAATGTTAATAAATCTCTTTTTGATCGTTTAACTGGCGGAACTGGTTTAAATGGTGTTTCTGTAAGCTCTGAAGGAGATGGAAAAATTCGAATTACCAAAAGTGGTGATTTAAATGATTCTCAAAGAGATCAATTTTTAAAGGAAATTACTAATAAACCAGTTTTAACATTTACTGATTCAAACTTAAAACCTTTGTTTTTTGATGGGACTTTTGTTGAAGATGGTTCCTTAGATAAAGGAACTCCGGTTAATTGAATTCCTCCATTTGCTACCAATGAAGCTAAAAGCATAATCCAAAATAATGGTAGAAATGTTGTTGAATTAAAACTAGCTAATCAAGAAGCAATAAAACAATGAACTAGTGCTACTTTAAACATTTCAAAAAGACAAAATCGTTCAATTTTGATGTGATTAAATATTTTGGAATTAATTGATTTAGCTAAAAATAAATATCCAAAAGATTGAGCTGAAGCTCGTGAGAATTTATGAAATTTTGTTCATGTGGGAAATAAACCTTTTGAAATAATTACCGATCCAGTTACAAAGCAACCAAATATTCGTCCAAATCCCTTTAAAAAAAATGTAATCGACATTGAGGGTCGTTATTTAATTAGTGTTGCCAATGTAGATGGTCCGTTAAATAGTGAAAAAATTGTTATTAACGGAAATTTTACCAATAATCAAGCAACTAATTTAGCTAATCGAATTAATTTTGGATTAAGTAATTATAATTTATCAGTTGTTTCAACTCACTATTTAGATTCAACATTGCAAAATAAATCATTTTTATATGCAATGATTGCCGGATTATTAGTATTTATTGCAATTGCAGTCTTTATGATTATTAATTATGGATTGCTTGGAATAATTAGCTCATTTTCAATTGCTTTATATATGTTCCTTGTATTACTAATTTTCACTGCAATTAAAGGTGAATATAGTCCATCAACTTTGGCTGCTTTAATTATTGGGATTGGAATTAGTGTTGATGCTAACGTTATTACTTTTGAGCGACTTAAATCCGAAGTTTATTCTGGAGATTCCTTGGATAAATCCTTCAAAACGTCCAATCGACTCTCGCTTTCATCAATTATTGATGCAAATATTACAACTATAATTATTGGGTTTATTCTATTTTACTTAGGAACTAAAGAAGTTAAAGGATTTGGAATTACGCTAATTTTGTCAATATTCTTTACATTGGTAGTTATGCTAATATTTACTCGTTTCCTTGCAACATTAATTGTTGGAACAGGATTTTTTGATAAAAGATTATTATGACTAGGAATTAGAAAAGCTAAAATTAATAATCCCGGTAAATTTACAAGAAAAATTAACAATATTGATTATCTAAATAAAGCTAAATGATTTGCTTTAGGATCGGCACTGTTTATTCTTGCTTCGTTAATTGTTTTTGGTTCTATTGCTGGTGCAAATCAATCATTTTGAACCGGAATTAACAGATCGTTAGAATTTAGTGGCGGAATTGATATTTCAATTTTAACTCAGGGAGATTCTTTTGGAAATTTAACAAAATCTCAAGCTGAAGCAATTCAAAAAGAAATTATTAAAAATGCTCAAAATATTAACCTAATAGATGCAGCTAAAATAATTTCAATTCATAAAGGAAGTTTATCAACTGAAAACTACATAATCAGCATTAAAACATCGCAAGTTCTTTCTCCAGAACAAATAGCTCAAATTCGTGAAATAGCTCAAAATATTAGAAGTGATGTTTCATTATCAGAACTTCAAGTTCTTCCTTCTGAAGCTTCAAAAATTGTTGTAAATGCTTTAATTGCGGTCGCTGTTGCTTTTGTGGGAATTATTGCTTATACCTTAATTAGAATGAATTGAACTTTTGCTATAGCTGCTGTAATTGGTTTAATGCATGACTTTGTCATTGTAATGGCCTTTATTATCATTACTAGATTGCAAATTTCAACAATTATTGTGGCTGCAATGCTCTCAATTATTGGTTTATCAATTAATGATACTATCGTTACTTTTGATAGAATCAAAGAAAAAATCAACAATGAATATCCAAATCAAATTTTAAGCAAAGAAGATATCAAACTAATTGTAAATCAATCAATTTCAGATACCTTAAAACGGAGCTTATATACTTCATTATCTACAATTTTTGCAGTATTTATTTTACTAACATTTGGAAACGCAACCAATTTAACATTTAATATTGTAATGCTATTTGGAATTTCAATTGGAGTGTATTCATCAATTTTTATTTGTTCGTGAATTTGATCAAAACTTGAATTGTTCAAACAAAAACAAATTCAAAAAAGAATTGAAAGTAAATACTGAGATATATCAGTTCCTGATGAGCAAACCTTCCCTGGAATTAATGATTTTGAATATTAA